The genomic segment TCTCCCAAAAGATggtatgacagaaaatgtttgggAGCCACTTGGAAATGAGGTTGTTATCTATATGCAGTGCATCAATTAGTCAACAGAAACTACTACAGCTAGTTAAAACGAATGTAGTCTAGTACAACAGCCCTGGAATAAATTataccttcatgaaggttatcgtgttattttgcttttattttgtttacccCATTTATATCTTTGGGTTAGAGTCACTGACAGTAAATGACATATTAGAAACACAATACAGTTAAATAAAGCATGGTATATTTGAAAGAAGTTATGAaatttgctttattttaatGGACCATAACAGACACTTGCACTGTTCTGCACATTTCTGTGTGTTCTCAAAATAACAAAcctagattttttttaacaatgcctTTAAGTGACTTAGCTGTTAGTGAATTAAATGAAAGCGGAAACCCTCATTTGGCTTAAAGCATTAATGTAAAACCACTTATGAcacaagagtttttttttttacatttatgtgTATGACATAAGACTTATGTCATACACATAAACAAAGAACATGACAAGTGATtataattttataattataGTCTGTTCTTGTTTTCAGGGGCTCATTCTTGTATTTTCATCATCCTCCACTTAGAGCAGAGCACTCTGCATCATAATGATATTTACCCACTGAATTtcagtgtgtgggagtgtggaGGACACAGGCTATGAGGATGCATTTAGTTGACCATCATTAAGAGCCTCTCCATTGAAGCTCTCCATATGCTAAGGAGCAAGAACTGCTGGGTTTCTCTGCCCGAGGGACAAATCAGCACACATTCATGCAAGTTTACAGCTCCAGCTAACCATGGAAACTATACAGACGTATtcaacaaggggctgaataacAGAAGACAGCGCAAGAGCGAGTGACATTTAAGATCTTGAAAGCGGTGGAGGAATTCATTAACCTTAAACACTATTGCTGAGTGAAGTGAGTGAAGTATTCACTGTGCTGAGAATTTTTAAGGTGACCCTCCATGCTCCTCAACAGGAACAAGAAACAGGAACTTTGAAATGAAATAAGACGATGAAAGActcaaacataaaacacacatcgttgttgttttttttttttttaagtgacaaCAACTGATACATTTTTCATGAGACACCAGCCAAACACTGTGTATTTCATAAGGAAATTGATGGCAATTAGCACATTTTTACATGAAGTTGTATTAAAGCCCTTGGCACTGTTACAAATCAGTCCCATGATTTAATTCCTTACGGCGGGAGGTAAAGTGTTTCCTTATAACCTCGTAGAAGCGCCGTTTGCGCTTGCCATCTTGGTGTCTGGGCGTAGAAGACGATGAAACTGTAGCGTTGAtggaggaggcagaagaagCTTTTATCTCTCCCTTTACTGCTCTTTCTTTATTCTGTGAGTCAGTTAAGTCTTTAGCCAGCCTCTTCTTGTCTCCTGAGAGGTGAGAGGAGTTTCTTTTGTTGTCTACTGTCCTCGTCACTGGAGCTTTGCTAAGACAACATGCTGCTTCCTCGTCCTTGTTTAAGCGCCGTAGCCCAGCTTGGCAGAGGAGTGCCTCCTCGCTGGCCATCTGTGGGCTCTGGCTCAAGGTGATGAAGCCGTACGGGGTGGTGACTTTGGTCAGGTGTGGCAGGGAGAGGGCGGCTCTGCTCGCAGGGTCCAGGCAGTGCTGGTCCTTGGAGTAGGAGCATGGATTGGACCCCTCCCTCTGAAGAAGAGATCTCCCCTGGGTAAAGGGGTCTGAGACACTCCGCTCAGCCCTGCGGTCAGACAGAACCAAACTGAAATATGAGGATGATGAGAGCGTGGAGCAGGCCAGAGGAGCAGATAAAGATGACTCCGGCGCAGTCTCAGAACTCCCTAAGCCTTTGTCCGTTTCTGCATCACCCTCCTCTTTGTCCGATGATCTTAAGCTGTTCTGCACAGACAGACTTGGTATAGTGAACTGTGGGATGCTGTCAGGTGTCAGGATATTTGGATAACTGTTCTCCCGGCTTGTCTGGAAGTCTGATCCTAGAGAACACCCGAGGGACCGTGCACTGCTGGTTGCCCACAAGAGTGCACGGATCCCTGCGCTGCTGTGTCTGCGTGATGTGGAGAAATCATCTAAAGCTTTGGTTCCGCTGCTAATAGCTCCAATGCTGAACGTCCGTGTGACTATATTCTTATCCATCACTGAATGTCTTTCACTCGCTTTGCACACAGGCTTGGTTGTAGAATGGCAAGACGACTGATGACAGGCAGCTTTTATACGTCTCCACTTCCCATATTTTGTCCTCCACCAAATGCATCAACAGATGCGTAAATGTGACGAAAGCAAGAGACGGAAATGATTACCAATTAGGGAGCTTGTCAAATATGGAAGCATAATATTGGGCCCTTTCTGTGAAACCTCTTTATATGCAAAGGAGCAGACAGAGATGCAACATCTCCCTGCCTCTCAGAACATCACACCGTAACATATGGTACTAATTTTAGGGTACTAACTTAAACGGTTTAATGCTACGTTTGTGGTtgcagtagggctgcaactattcACTATTTTCATTAGCgtttaatctgctgattattttttaatgaatcgattaattgttttcatttcatttcatttattgtatttataaaGGACtacgcacattaatcaacatttctgtgaatgtgcaggtgttagccagccggctaacTGTTTGGTCTGTTGATTCTCTCAGGAAGAAAAAGATCAGACCTTATTATCTCACAAAATTATAGGCAACTACTTTATGTAAGGCTGGTCATTATATTGCGAATTAGAAGATTAGAACCCCGATAGGGTGGTGCAGGACCTCGACGAGGGGTCTTGAATCAGCCTGAAGATTCAGATTTATTAATGCCAAATAAAGAGCTGAAGCTGCAACCAAATGCTATAATGTTACACAAATATGGAGGCTATAGTTCACCAACCTGGCGATTATACACTACTAGAGCACATGTCGTGTTTAACTTTGCGACTTTATTTAGCCTAGTTATTTAAGAATCTCTAGTGGCAAAAAACCTAGTAATGTTAAACAGCTGACAAAGTTAACATTAACTTGTTAATATATGACCGGTTTACAGTGAGGAGTAACATATCTGACCTGAAACATTTTGCTGTTTAATAATGATGTGAATCTTTCAAGATTTAAAAGGACATTTCAGAAAAATTACACAACTACCTCAACTTACCAAACATTATGCCAATAACATTTATtgttaagctaacgttaaataACATCAGCATAACATTGGCAGAATCCGATATTCTACACACATTTCTCCATGTATGcagaaattaataaaacaaagtaaaacaaacatgtacaaaaaactattttttgaaAGTTATGCTAAGTAGCTTGTGATGCTCATAGATATATAGGCCTGTCTCGCTTTATTAGAACAGATGCAGTTTATGGTAAGGTagaaggattattattattatgatctGTTCATGTCCAAACCGGTCACGTGACCACCATCTCTCGACCTGTTGCAGGTTAATTGGCGGGATTTGTTCATTGGTTCGCTCTGATTGCGCCAGGTGCATTTGTCTCGGTTGATTGGCTACACAGCGGCAACTTCAGGGTACATTTTACCCTCCAGAACCAAGACACACTTTAGTCCTTCAGTTTCTCTTCCTCATCGTAAGCCGGCATCAGCACCAGGTTTTGACCCACAGCATGATGGCTTGTGAAATCTGCAGAGAAACCGAGCTGGAGAAGGCCGAAAATACTGAGGTAAGTTAATGGCGAACGGACAAATCTAAGCTATGTTGCCTGTAGCAATTTATCGCCAGCTGCTAGAGACAATTTAGTAAATGGTTGTTGTGGTAGTTTTCCCTTGTTCTGTCTCCTTCTCTGTAGGACCGCGTTGTAAAGAGAGGTAGTGTGTTTCGCCCCATGCTGCGCGGACTCTTCTGGCCCTTCGGCATCGTGGTACGAGCAGCAGCTAACTAATGTTAGTTTGCATTCAATCTGTTAGCTCGCTTTACATACGACCTAAACATGGCTCTCACTTCTAGGTGCGCACATACCGCGGGTTTTGGTGGCTGTTGGGCTTCCGGCAGCCACTGGAGATCGCCGTCGTCAGCCCCGCGGTCTCCAGTCCCGTACGCCATAGCCTCGCAGGCCGCAAGCGCCTGCACAGACTCACCCGCCTACTGCTGTCCATCCTGCCCCGCTGGGTACAGAGCGCCATGGGCTACCCGGTGTCAACCAGCATAGGGAGATCCCTTTCACCAGGTATGGTAGCTgatgaatttttttaatttatttttttaatagagCTAACATTAATACTTTTCAATATTCAATATGTGGTGTCTTAATTAGGGGCCTGCTAACACAATCGACCAGTGACTTATCAGACTCTGCATTCAGCCATTTTCTCAGGCTCAATATGTGGAGTGACCCCCTGACTTATCCAACACTATTGCTGATATCACCATCTATCGAGATGAGTTTTTCGACTGTTTAGTTGGACTGAACGACCCATTACAGATGTtaccttgggctttgggaaatggTGCAGGGGGGGGTAGTtgcttttcaaatgtattttgactttttagagTAAGTGACTAGTAAAGGTATTTGAAAATGCATTATGCCTAATTGCTGTACTACTTGGGGGTAGTCTAGGTGAATCTGAATTTTAGGTGTAGAAGAGGCCAACATTTAACCTACCACTTATACCTACATGAAGGCTGCGCAATCCTCAAATATAAGGTATCAAGCTCCACTTCAGGTATGCACAATGTTGTGACAGTGCTCTGCTGCACTATTGTGTTTTGCAGTGGAAGTATGACTTACTATTGACCTTTTTAATCACGCAAGCTCTTCATGGATCTGTATAGAACACaaaggttttaatttttttaaatgttccacAGAGATCAGAGTCTCTCCTACTAAACCTTGTGGAAAGGGCAGCAAGAGAAAGCAGGATGAGTTGGACGAGGATGATGAGGAAGAGAGTCAGACGTGGGTGGAGGCTCTCAATCAGGAGCTCGCTGACAACGAAAGCCCTGATCAGGATCCTGACTATGAGGTTAGTGCTCAGTTTGAGGCAGCAAATCTCAGTTTATGGTGTTTGCTCCAGTTTCACCAGTCGTAAAATGGTAAAGATGTCGTCTTCCCTCATTTCATCTGAGTGGAAATGGTTTTTGGTCAGTGTGCCTGAGTACATGTTAAATATGTTCAGTTTCTAGTGCAAACGTGGTAATGTGTACACACTTGAACGCTTGCAATAATGCATTTAAATTCATCTCAACGATTCATGATGGATGGAGATGTCATTATCTTAATGCTGACATCTCTCAGCCCAGTACTATAGAGACTGAGAGTGAAGAGTACTGCTCACACAACGACACGGAAAGTGACATTGAAGTTCAGGAGAATATTGTGGTCATTGAAGATGTGAACACGGTAAGATCTATGGAGGCAGTTTAAAATAAAACCGCATGTGTGAATGAGCAATGCACTAACTTGACTTTTTGTGTTATAGGGTGTTGAGCTGGCCCCTCCATCTGAAGTCTCTTGTCATGATTAATTTGTCATATTGACAATGTTGTagtatttcagtgtttttgtatcTTTATATATTCAATAAATGTTGTCTTCCTTGACATTGCTGTGGCctccactagatggcagtgcTTATTTTCTATTCCAATAAGCTGACACACAAAGTAAGGAAATGCATGTTAGTCTGCACCAGTGTTTTATAAGGTTTATTTAAATGCAGTTGATGCACATGATGAGATTTATAacttgtttggtttttttagTATTCTCAATTACTGAACttggtgcatttttttttttttttaaaagttgctCTTAAATGTAGCTTGGGCTCTACTGTAATGATTACAGAATAAATGTTGCACCAAATAACACTTCAGCTTTGGTGTTCACGGTTATGCTTCCTGTGTTAGGCAGATTACATGTGATCACTACTGCTAAATATTCAAACTTACAAATGTGGGTGTCTTCAACCCCAAGCACACATTGCCTCTCAAACAAATAACAATTAAGGTTTTTGGTTAGATGTTGACTTTGCTTTCTGCCCTGTATATTAGCTCTAACAAAAGTAGCAGCATTTACTTAACCCACAGAGCATGTATTCATACTGACTGCTGGCAAAATCAAAGGTTAAAACGGCAAGCTGCTTCAAACAAATGCCTATTCTGAACACCCAGTGTCTGTTTTGACTGTCTGCATTCCAGACCAAAGAAGCTTGAGGGATGTATAGAGTCAAAGCACATGGCTTCTGAAAGCAAATGTGTAAAACATTGATAAGCCATTAGTGGAGTTGCTTCTAATGTACACAAATGCTTGAGCTGGTAAACCCTCCAAATGACTTGGACCAAGTCAACATTTTTGTCTGAGCCACCAAACTGATCCGAGAGCAGTGTTGCATTCAAATGTTTGGGTGAGTTTTTGGATCTTCACCGGGGATATAGACAGCCAATTAAGCACGGACTTTAAACCCTATCACTGACAGTGGATGAACCAATGCTATTTTTGACTTTAAGCATGTGACTCTGTTAAACCTGAGGTCATCCAAGCTGAAAACGAGCTATCCCAGAGCTCCTACTCCCCTTGTCTCTATGCTGCTGGTGAGGGATAAGTTTGGGCCATGTGGCCCTCTTATGGCTGGCATCAGGAGAGGATGTGGAGTGTAATTTTGTGCTGCCCACAGTCATACCTCTTCTGTCCACCTGCGCACATTCAGTGTCTGTTCACTGCTGAGTGTGAGCGGTTTATTGGAGTAGGTGGCAGGCTACGGTGAAGAGCATCACAAGCCTCTTCAAAGTGACAACCTGTGCTCTTCTTCGTCCAGCAATCAGGACCCAGTGTTTAGATGGAGCAGAAGTGATCATGGTTAGAGATGAGCTAATGTTGgtctttttgtttccttttatcAATCCTGTGTGCTGTTTTTAAGAGGAAGCACTCATCAAACTGACATTGTGTTGAGCTGTTATTGTTACCTAGGAATTTAGAAGGGGAACTCCACTTATTTTGTACATAAAGGTCGGTTTATTTTGCCTCTGTGCCAGCGGTAGCCATGGCCTGAGGCATAATGTTTTCATTGTCTATCCGTCAGTCCCATTCTTGTGAACGTGATACCTCAGGGCTAATAGGATAACCTGATTAAgggatgacattttatatccaaaagATCAAAGTTCAACTTCACTTTGACAATAGGCTTGTTCGAGCTGAACTACGCCTCGTCTGTGAAGTAgacgagagcagcagcagggggcggtgacaaaaagccGCGGTCAAGCCGCTTCCAGCAGTCTttaggctgaacaggaagtcacagaaacactcacatcctctTAGGTCTCATTCCAATTTAACTTgttatccatttaaaatgttatcagacccatatatcagcttgtaaacagtctccagttgtttttattaagtAGCTGtaaaaatgctctacatgcaatctgttgctgatgttaataaacaacagactgtagatgatccgtaatctgaacggATTTAGTCTCTGATCTCTAAAtgtaactatcagccacacgtGTGTCCTGTAGAGAATAAGCCtataaatcagacaaatagcaattaaaatcccccaaattcaaaaacaaagtttgtataaaatgtcatgttgagtctattctgaaccaatcagctgagaGGAAGGCGTTTCCCAACgggccctgggtccgcctgggtcttccAGTCGGTGAAGAGtaactgcgctgcctgcgtctcaaacctgcagcagccttgatctcgtgaggttaccGTTGCCCACGTGTATGACGTTgtgaagatgtgtgtgttttgtttagcAAAAAAATACACTAAATCTCTTATTAAATTGCTTCAAAGTCTccactacatatattatatgagtctggacagacatgcaTGTAATGCTAACTGCATCTTCACTGGTTTGCGAAGGCATACAACCGCAAGACGGTGATTCCAGTTAGTCATGAGAAGCACTCAGCTTGTGAACgttttctgtggctctggagga from the Sander vitreus isolate 19-12246 chromosome 9, sanVit1, whole genome shotgun sequence genome contains:
- the org gene encoding oogenesis-related, with product MMACEICRETELEKAENTEDRVVKRGSVFRPMLRGLFWPFGIVVRTYRGFWWLLGFRQPLEIAVVSPAVSSPVRHSLAGRKRLHRLTRLLLSILPRWVQSAMGYPVSTSIGRSLSPEIRVSPTKPCGKGSKRKQDELDEDDEEESQTWVEALNQELADNESPDQDPDYEPSTIETESEEYCSHNDTESDIEVQENIVVIEDVNTGVELAPPSEVSCHD